The Oncorhynchus clarkii lewisi isolate Uvic-CL-2024 chromosome 20, UVic_Ocla_1.0, whole genome shotgun sequence nucleotide sequence AGTATTTATGATACACTGaggaaaaatataaacgcaacatgtaaagtgttggtcccatgtttcatgaactaaaataaaatatcccagaaatgttccatacgcacgaAAACGTatatttctctcattttgtgcacacatttgtttaccttCCTGTTGGTCAGCATTTTTTATTTTCCAAGATAAttcatctacctgacaggtgtggcatatcaagaagctgattaaacagcatgatcattacagaggtgcaccttgtgccggggacaataaaaggccactctaaaatgtgcagttttgtcatataaAACAaggccacaaatgtctcaagttttgagggagagtgaaATTGACAttctgattgcaggaatgtccgccagagctgttgccagaaaatgtcatgttaatttctctaccataatccgtctccaacgtcgttttagagcaTTTGGCAGTACATCTAACCAGCCTTTCAACCGAAGACCACATGTTACCAAGCCAGCGTCGTTTGGGCATGCGGTTTGGTAATGTCGTAAACAGAGTGccacatggtggcggtgggggtatgggcaggcataagctacggacaatgaacacttGCATTttgtcgatggcaatttgaatgcacagagataccgtgacgagatcctgaggcccattgtcgtgccattctgatgtcatcacctcatgtttcagcatgataatgcagggccccatgtcgcaaggatctgtacacaattcctggaagctgaaaatgtcccagttcttccatggcctgcatactatgcgaaggagatgtgttgcgatgcatgaggcaaatggtggtcacaccagctAGACTGGTTTTATGATCCACGCTCCAacttaaataaatatttttaaaggtacgctatatatacaaaagtctgtggacaccccttcaaattagtggattttgcTATTTCCGCCACACACGTTACTGACAGGTGTTGAGggcactgccatgcaatctccatagacaaacattggctgtagaatggccttactgaagaactcagtgactttcaatgtggtgccatcatatgatgccacctttccaacacgtcagtttgtcaaatttctgcactgctagagctgccccggtatactgtaagtgctcttattgtgaagtggaaacgtctaggagcaacaacggctcttAGAATCTTTGACATGTTGCATTTTTTTACTTTTGTTCAGTATTTATGAATAATGCACTGATATTGGCATCCGTGACATGTAAGGTCCATCTAAccgaaatatatattttttcttgtcAAGGAAACTGTTTGTTCACATATCATAGCAGCGCCCACAACAGTTATGCTATTGTTGAACTATGTGTTAATACAATGTGAGTAGTTGAGGTTGAAAAAGATTGCATTTGATTCCTTTTGAAATTCCCCCTAATAATCCAATGAGATGTACGCTGATCTGCAGGTACTGACCCAGAATGATTTCCACCTGAACGCTTGGCAAGCATAGTGTTTTTCACTTGTTATCATGCTGTTTGAGTAATTTCACTTTGTTTTGATGAGGTTActtttgttttattttctgtTGTAGCCAACAAGAGGAACATGTATGATCGCTATGGTAAAGAAGGTCTAACAACAAACAACGGCGGAGGTGGTGAGTCCTTTCTTTATTAGGCTCTTGGCGGATATCTCAAATGTATGCATTTATTTTGTGGAAGTGTTAATTTTGTAAATCTGTAATAAACAATCATAAGACTTATTATTATTTCCACTAACCATATTTAACCTTTGTTTTCATTTAGGTGGACATTACCACAATGGTGATCACTTCAACGAAGGGTTCACGTTCCGCAATCCAGAAGACGTCTTCAGGGAGTTCTTTGGGGGTCGAGATCCTTTTGCTGATTTCTTTGGTGAGCATTTCTGAGTATTGTTTTTTTGAGTATTGGTAAGACATTGTGAAAAAATATGTATTGTTGTCAGAGCGAGCTGCAGACGGAAGTGAGGGACAATCAGTAGGAAATAGGCGAGCAAAGAGAATGAAGGACAGAGATGAAAGAGGGAGCCAGTCGTCCTTTATGAGGACCATGTTGGGTTGGTTACTATAGACTTAGAAGGCTTATTCTAGCAACTGATAATATTAATAATTTAGTTCAGAGCATCTACTAAATTTGAGTTTTACGGTTAGTAAATTGCATTACATTCACTTTCAATTATTAGATCTATTTATATAATAATACAAATCATTTGGTGGCTACTTATTCATGTCctgcttacagtgccttcagaaatgattcacaccctttgactgtttccaccacattttgttgtgttacagcctaaatttaaaatggattaaattgggattttgtgtcactgacctacacacaatactccataatgtcaaagtgaaattattttttacaaatgaatgaaaaatgaaaaactgaaatgtctggagtcaatatgtattcaacccctttgttatggcaagtctaaataagttcatcAGTAtacatgtgcttaacaagttgcatggactcaaacTGTGCAAAACTAATGTTTAACATGATGTTTGAACGACTATcttcaaaattcaaaaggcactcgcacatctgacctatcttttttgcaggtgcatggtaacagttgaataaaatAAGAAACCTGCTCACTGCTCTTGATAGGGGCATAATTCATGTTCACATTTAcaacacaatatacagtatatcacagaaGTGAGTACaaccctcacatttttgtaaatatttgagtatatcttttcatgtgacaacacagaagaaatgacactttgctacactGTAAAGTAGtaagtgtacagcttgtataaccgtgtaaatttgctgtcccctcaaaataactcaacacacagccattaatgtctaaatcgctggcaacaaaagtgagtacacccctaagtgaaaatgtccaaattgggcccaattagccattttccctccccggtgtcatgtgactcgttagtattacaaggtctcaggtgtgaatggggagcaggtgtgttaaatttggtgtcatcgctctcacactccctcatactgactggtcactggaagttcaacatggcaccttaTGGCAAAGAAaactctgaggatctgaaaaaaagaattgttgctctacataaagatggcctgggctataagaagattgccaagaccctgaaactgagctgcagcacagtggccaagaccatacagcggtttaactggacaggttccactcagaacaggcctcgccatggtcgaccaaagaagttgagtgcacgtgctcagcgtcatatccagaggtctTTGAGAAATGGatgtatgagtgctgccagcattgctgcagaggttgaaggggtggggggtcagcctgtcagtgctcagaccatatgccatacactgcatcaaattggtctgcatggctgtcgtcccagaaggaagcctcttctaaagatgatgcacaagaaagcctgcaaacagtttgctgaagacagacTAAGGACGTGGaatactggaaccatgtcctgtggtctgatgagaccaagataaacttatttgtttcagatggtgtcaagcgtgtgtggcggaaaccaggtgaggagtacaaagacaagtgtgtcttgcctacagtcaagcatggtggtgggagtgtcatggtctgggggctgcctgagtgctgccggcactggggagctacagttcattgagggaaccatgaatgccaacatgtactgtgacatactgaagcagtgCATGATCCcttcccttcggagactgggccgcagggcagtattccaacatgataacgaccccaaacacacctccaagacgaccactgccttgctaaagaagctgagggtaaaggtgatggactggccaagcatgtctccagacctaaaccctattgagcatctgtggggcatcctcaaacagaaggtggaggagtgcaaggtctctaacatccaccagctccgtgatgtcgttatggaggagtggaagaggactccagtggcaacctgtgaagctctggggaactccatgcccaagagggttaaggcagtgctggaaaatgatggtggccacaaaatattgacactttgggcccaatttggacattttcacttagaggtgtactcacttttgttgccagcggtttagatattaatggctgtgtgttgagttattttgaggggacaggaAATTTACAcggttatacaagctgtacacttactactttacattgtagcaaagtgtcatttcttctgtgttgtcacatgaaaagatatactcaaatatttacaaaaatgtgaggggtgtactcacttttgtgatatactgtacataggcatttcatcattaagaccttcaggaaataatgtctggagggtgaaaatcctTCATTCTTCCGCTTAGAGTATTATTTATACCACCTCTGTCTGATATCTTAGCATTCTCTGTCACAAAATCTAAAGGTAGAAATGTCATGTTTTGGGTCATTAAAATGTACTGCGACTGGATATCCCTGTCGTTTCTCCTAATTTAACTTTTATGTTCACAAAGTCTCTGTGAGAGCGAGAAGTTTAACCTACGTTGCACAGCCCACGTGGACATTTAATAATGTAGTTAACATGGGTGGTGGAGCACGTAATAATGTCATTTATTTGGCACCGTTTTCCTGTATGTGGGTGGCAGAAATATTCACACTTCATCATATTGTTGCACTATGCACAACCTCTGCATTTATAGCTACCATTTGGAAGAGGGCACAAAAGAGACTGgcagattttgttgttgttgttgtggctgGCAGTTAGCATGAACCAATTTATCGTGTAAATTGCGACCTCCTATATACAGTAAGTGGTGGGTTCTTAAATTCAGCTGGCAAAGCTGGGTCTGATGATAAAACATGCCAGTGACTAccttccaatgcctcgcaaagaagggcacctatttgtagatgggtaaaaaaataaaagcagacattgaatatcccttttaaGTGAAgtcattaattacactttggatggtgtatcaatacacccagtcactgcatAGATACAAGCGTCCTTCTTAACTCCGTTGCTGGAGAGAAgtccaatagtgactttaaaacagagtttaatgtctgtgatagaactgaggatggatcagcagcattgtagttacttcacaatactaacctaaatgacagagtgaaagtaaggaagcctgtacagaataaatataTTCATCAAcaggcatcctgtttgcaataagtcaCTAAAGTAAACCtgtaaaaaaatgtgtcaaagaaattaacttatgtttggggtaaatacaacacaacactaaataccatttttcatattttcaagcatggtggtggttacatcatgttatgggtgtgcttgtcatcggcaaggactagggagtttttttgggATAAATGGAAACCGAATAGAGCTAAGCACGTGTAAAGTCCTagtggaaaacctggttcagtctgcttacCAACCGACACTAGGacacattcacctttcagcaggacaataaccttaaacacatggcaaaatatacactggagttgcttaccaagaagacagtgaatgttcccgagtTAAAAATATTGTGcaattcaggtgtgcaaagctcttagagatttctCCAGAAAGATttgctgccaaaggggattctaacatgtattgactaaggggtgtgaatactttttatAAATcagatatttctatatttcattttcaatacattctaaaaacacgttttaatTTTGTCATTATCCGGTATTGtgtataaaatataatttttatCCATTTTGAGTTccggctgtaacgcaacaaaatgtagaataagtcaagggttatgaatacattctgaaggcactgtacatttgtcctgaaatggaaatgtgttttttgcatatcccaactctcccttgGACACCCTCAGAAATGTGTTTCAGGGTCCACCATTAGCAACGTCAACCCTggcgcaattagggttaagtgccttgggCACATCGGCAgtttttcaccttgttggctcaATTGTTCGAACTAGCGACCTACCTGCTGACCTATAGCTGACAGCTTGCAGTCTATTTCTCATTGTTTATAGCTTGAGTTATCATCTGGAAACTGAAGTCTTTCTTCTCTTCTTGGTTTTTCTTTTCTTCTCATGCAGGAGGGGATCCGTTTGGGGATGAGTTTTTTGGTGGAGGGCGGAGGCACCACAGGGGGGTGAGCAGGAGTCGGACGGGGGGTCCCTTCTTCGGGGGATTCGGAGGCTTCCCACCCTTTGGTGCAGGTTTTACAGCATTTGAACCAGGTCAGGAAACACTGGTCCCTCTTTAAAACATGTATTCCAAAGAAACAAACCTTTAAATTATGTTATTACATGTAACTAATTACCAGGTCCTGTCTGTACTGTCAAACTGTGTAGGGGTGAGTTtagtaatttttttttacattcggTATCACTACATCAAGAGAAATATTGTattatttctaacaaagatatctacatatatttcaggatgttttttttaaacattttatttaactaggcaagtcagttaagacaaaCCCAACCGAGGAAGGCATTTATATAaatattttctccccaatttcacccACTAATCACACGAATGTCTTCAAAATACTGTCCATATTATGTATAAAACTGACAATTTTTTATGGAGTATATCGATTAGCCCCAACAATTTACCCCAAAGTAACTATtctgactatattagcccacacagctacaaggatgcactttcatgctgaTGTGTAAAACGGTcttaaaatgatctactttggtttagataaaaACATCATGAAACCTAAAACACACTACATTTATTTGACTTTTGAGAATCTTCTTAttggacctaacttgcttaccactttttttcatgtggtttcttccttcacactCTCCATGATGACCTTTTCCTAAATATTTTGTGACATGATTCATTTTTCTGTATGATTTCCTAGAAATAAAGGGGCTTCACTAATTATTTGGCAcaacttacccctctctcccctacagcTATCAATCCATAGCATTTAGATATGTTTGTTATGGATCCATGAGTGAATGCCAtttctctgttctctgacaggCTTTACCTCTTTTGGACACATGGGTCAGATGGGTCACATGGGTCAGATGGGTCACATGGGTCAGATGGGCCACATGGGCCACATGGGTCATCTGGGAGGAGGCGGCGGCCACGGCGGCTTCACTGCCTTCTCCACCTCCTTTGGcggtgggggtggaggtgggggtggaggtggtgggATGGGCAACTTCCGCTCTGTGTCAACCTCCACCAAATTCATCAACGGCAGGAAAATCACAACAAAAAGGTACTTTAGATTAGTAGTAGCTCTCTAACCACACAGTGAAGTTGATATTTTTTGTCTTTAATTGTGATGGTTTCAAGGGGGAATAGAACAGTAGATGGCTAGTTGCAATTAGGCTAGATAGCATCTGATGATAGTGTGTCCTTTACCATTGCTTCTTTTAGAAGTGCATTGATTTAGAAAAGGAACACTAAAATGTATCTTAAATTCCCCCATACTTTAGAATTGTGGAGAATGGACAGGAACGAGTAGAGGTGGAAGAAGACGGACAGTTAAGATCACTAACCATCAATGGTAAGGAACAACTACTGCGACTGGATAACAAGTAATCTCCTGGAACATTACCAGCACAAACTTGAGCTTAAAAAAACAATGTTATACCATTGTTTGGATGTATGTACTTTTGGTTTTTCCCTTGTTAGCATTTGTAGGTCAAGATGTCCATTAGGAAAATAAAATGTTCTATGCATTTTGTTAATGTATTTATGAATTGGAGCTGTCAACAATTTGGCTTAGGATGGTGTGTTTTTACTTGCGTTTGGGTAAGTTAGGACCAGACAACTTTTGTTTGTACTGTCTTTCTGTATGCACTTCGCTCTATTGCAGTCTCCATGGGCTTATTGCCTTTGATAGTGTTTTGGACAAGGAACGCATTGTGCATTTAGATAAAGCATGACTTGGCTTTTTCGTCTGGACATTTAATATGAGTGTTGAACTGGAAAACTTAACCCTTGCTTTAAAACCCTGTTTACGACCTAATTGCTTGTCTAACCTTTGttagtaaaacattttttgtaaAATGCGTGTAGAAAGTGTTAATATGCTATTTTATTTGTTCTAATACGagtgtattttgtgtttttttttgttcatttCAGCATGTATGCCAATAAATGTTCCTCAATCTTAATGTTATTATTGCATAACCATGCACAAATTAATGATTCATTATATAAATTATATATGAATATACAACAAATTTTGTGTACTTTGTAAAACAATTTAAAATCAATAAATATGAATTTCATCCTTTTTGGGGATGGGACGAACAGTCTTGGGTGGCGTGGTGTGCGGTTTCTTTTAACAGAACAAGCAATTCATCGTCATGAGTTGCTAAATGCTACTTTAATTACAGAGGATAGGTCACTCTGTGTGAGTGCATGCTACTGTACTAACTGCATGGACGTGCTTTCTATCTTCTAGATATCTTTCTATGTGTGCTCTCTCTTTTAGTCTTTTGCTTGAAATGGCTTAGTAATTTACTTATCTTTGTGGTGTGAAGGCATAATCAGTGGGGGATATTATTGCCATGTGCATAATATCAATGGGTCAGCTGAGTCCATAATAAAGTGGCATGAGAGCTACTAGGACCATAATTAATTTATTGTAGTTTGGGTAAAGGCAACTTGACAAAGTTCCATGCATTTATTGTTTCGCCTCATTCACTTGTATCTCTGAGATTATCAACTCTCCGTTTTTACATTTCAGGCCAGGGCCAGCCCTAGGTTTTTGGGGGCCTAAACGAGATTTGGTTtaggtgcccccccccccaccttgcgGCTAAAAACAGAGGAGAGAATTATTATTAGTTATTTCTATGTACAtttactgcaattctacacattttgctacggggtacagagacaatgttgcagttttaaagataattttcaaaaaaaaatgtaagcaaATTTCCTGAaattccacacattttgccatgacttatggaATATTCATATGATATcttgagtgagagtgactaacaaaatcaattaGGGCTGCCTGGAGGTCAGGGCCTCTGGGCACATGTCCTGGGTGTGCCTGGTCAGtaattcggccatgattactacaaggtgTAGATAGCTGGTTagacactttttttttatttttttaagctgACATCTTAATTGAGTGACTGACATTACAatacaagagaaaaactgctgatacaTTACCACATTTTGAAATTACACCTTGTATTTTAACTCTTAACAGTAAGTTCCTAAAAACAAACTCTTATGCCCAGTGCCGGCGCTGGGGATTATTATTTACAGGGAAATATTTAGCGTTGTTGAGGATTAAAAAAAAGATGCAATATAGAACAACAGACTGATCTCTTTCTCTTACACACACGATACAGCATGTATCTCTCTCCTGTGTTTCCATGCCCCAAAATAATGCAGCTTATTTTGCAAGATTTTGCAGCATTTTACAACGTCTCTGCCATGTCCCTTTTTATGCATTTTTCAATTAACTGTCCAGTTCAACATTATCCATCGATGGTTGCACCTGTTTAGGTTCATTTATTTCCATGTCTGTCCTGATCCATGCATGgaaatccattgaagggtttccTATTGaagactgtatgtactgtaggagGTAACTGGTACTTACAACACCCCCATTCCTCTCTCCAGGGACAAAGCCTAATGCCGCAGTCCAACAGGAGGAGTGCAGACAAACTGTTACTGCACACTCCTCTAGTGCACACGCCTCCCGGTCCCCTGTTTCCCGTCCTCCTCATCATGTAAAGACTTCCTCCCAGACTTCCTCCCACAGTCCCaatccagacagagaggagggaaggagcccTGCTTCAGGTTAGAACCCATTTTAATACATGACCCCCCAAACATTACCATAATAGTACAGTGGGCTATTGTTTTACTTACAAGATTCATTGATTGGAGAACATGTGTAGGCATTCAATTCTCAAAGTGTAATAATGTGTTATCAATAGTTTTCATACTGTAGTTATGGGCCTGTGTTCACAAAGCCTTTTGCCTTTTAAATCATGATGAATAAGACATGgagagacctgatcctagatcagcacatctactctgagacgctttgtgaatacgggTCCTGGACTCATTGGATTGACACTCAAATAAGctgtcctttaaaaaaaaaaatgtatttctctccAGGACACAGTGAAAACAAGAGGAAGAAACC carries:
- the LOC139376096 gene encoding dnaJ homolog subfamily B member 6-like, coding for MVEYYHILGVQRNASQEDIKKAYRKLALKWHPDKNPENKEEAEKKFKELSEAYEVLSDANKRNMYDRYGKEGLTTNNGGGGGHYHNGDHFNEGFTFRNPEDVFREFFGGRDPFADFFGGDPFGDEFFGGGRRHHRGVSRSRTGGPFFGGFGGFPPFGAGFTAFEPGFTSFGHMGQMGHMGQMGHMGQMGHMGHMGHLGGGGGHGGFTAFSTSFGGGGGGGGGGGGMGNFRSVSTSTKFINGRKITTKRIVENGQERVEVEEDGQLRSLTINGTKPNAAVQQEECRQTVTAHSSSAHASRSPVSRPPHHVKTSSQTSSHSPNPDREEGRSPASGHSENKRKKPMPEPTEDAKKRKT